The following DNA comes from Candidatus Omnitrophota bacterium.
CCTGGTATTCAGAATTTTCGCCCGGCATAAAGCCGACCACGGCCAACATGGAACGTTTTAACGACGAACTAATGACGTGCGCGATGTGGAATGTGCCGTTCAACACGGTCCTCGAGGTGACGAACCTGGATAACGGCAAGAAGATAATCGTAAGGGTGAACGATCGCGGACCGGCCAAGAGATATT
Coding sequences within:
- a CDS encoding septal ring lytic transglycosylase RlpA family protein; its protein translation is WYSEFSPGIKPTTANMERFNDELMTCAMWNVPFNTVLEVTNLDNGKKIIVRVNDRGPAKRYYRRGRIIDLTLGAFRYIEDPEKGLANVKVRIVGRVNKSS